The nucleotide sequence AAGTTCTTCTGCGATTGCTTTTAGTCTTTTACCCGTTGCGATCAAGTGGAACACTTGAAATTCCCGGTCTGTGAGGTTTTCGTGGAGAGGTCTTTCAGAGTCTTTGTTCAGCTCTGAAACCAATTTATCTGCAAGGCTGGGAGAAATATATTTGTGGCCGTCGACAACTCTTCTAATCGCTTCGACCAACTGTTGGGTAACATTGGATTTACCCAAATACCCGGATGCCCCTGCCTTCAGAAACCGAACTCCATAGTGATCTTCGGGAAACATACTTAAAATGATGACGGGTAATTGAGGGTTTATGGCCTTCAACTCAATCAATGTATCCAAGCCATTTCTATCGGGCATATCGTAATCCATAATGACAACATCAACATCCAGCTCCACAAATTTCTTGAGCACTTCATCACCGCTCTCAGCTTCGCCGGCAATAATAATATCTGAAACATCAGAAATAATCGTTTTGATTCCCTGACGAACAATGTCGTGATCGTCGGCTATCAGAACCCTAATAGGATTTGTTTTTGTTGAATTCATTTATTGGCTATGGGAATTCGGACTTCCACAGTGGTCCCTTTTCCATCTGTACCCAAGAATTGAACTTCTCCACCCCAGGACCGGACTCGCTCTCGAATCCCAATAAGCCCTATGGAATGCGAATCTTTAACCTTATCTTGTTTAATTCCAATTCCATTGTCCCGAATCTTCATCACCAATTGTCCGCTTTTATGAAGCACTTCAACTTCAACTTGGTTCGCTTCAGAATGCCGCACTACATTGGTAACAGACTCTTGAAAAATGCGAAACAAAGTGACCTCTAGATCCTTGTCCAGCCCAACGTGCTTCTGAGGAAAATTTAAGTCAAATTGAATTCCATATCTTTTTTCATATTCACCCGCCTGCCAGGCAAGAGCTTCATACAAACCAAACGCATCCAGAATAGGCGGGCGCAATTCCATTGCGATCCCTTGAACCGACTTAATAGTGTCATCTATCAAATCCACGATAGAGT is from Pseudomonadota bacterium and encodes:
- a CDS encoding response regulator transcription factor; this encodes MNSTKTNPIRVLIADDHDIVRQGIKTIISDVSDIIIAGEAESGDEVLKKFVELDVDVVIMDYDMPDRNGLDTLIELKAINPQLPVIILSMFPEDHYGVRFLKAGASGYLGKSNVTQQLVEAIRRVVDGHKYISPSLADKLVSELNKDSERPLHENLTDREFQVFHLIATGKRLKAIAEEL
- a CDS encoding ATP-binding protein translates to SIVDLIDDTIKSVQGIAMELRPPILDAFGLYEALAWQAGEYEKRYGIQFDLNFPQKHVGLDKDLEVTLFRIFQESVTNVVRHSEANQVEVEVLHKSGQLVMKIRDNGIGIKQDKVKDSHSIGLIGIRERVRSWGGEVQFLGTDGKGTTVEVRIPIANK